The following DNA comes from Hyphomicrobiales bacterium.
GAGCGATGTGGATCCGTCGGACGGAGGACCAACCGACGAAGCGATCCTTGCCGAACTTCTTGCTGAACGATTCCGATAAAGTGGGGCTGCAGCCCCACTTTACTTGTATGATGAATAGAATTGGGATTTTTTTCATTGCTATTAATCAACTGTTACCACGGAACAACGTCTAGCCGAGCGGAAAGCATCCTAAAAAACGGCTTTAAGGCCTCAACCGCACCGCGGATGTGGTTGGGAACGGGCGTTTATTTTTTTCAAGAAGGATTTGACCTCTGCTGCGAGTGGGCTCGGAAATCCTGCAAACGACCAAACGCAAAGGCTACAGATACCCCTGTTGTCTTGCATGCACAAATTAATATGGAACATGGGATTGATTTAATCGCAAATAGAAACTGGCCGACACTTCGGAATATTTATAAAGCGAACTACGTTAATCTAAAATCTCTCAAACAAAACGGAATAGACACACTTGTAAGGCCGATGACGGTAGCTGAAAAAAAACTAGATTTCGATCACCCGCTTGATCATGTTTTAATTGACCGACTGGTTGACGCTGAAACGACAGCTCGTGCTTACAATGGTTTTCCCGGTCCAACACTTGTTCGAGCTGCCTTTGTTGAAGGGGAGACGGTGGACCCACGTTCGTGGCTCTTTGACAGAGCGGCAGTAATAGTATCCGTTGTTGATCGTAGCTGCATTTTGTCCGTTACACCGATTAAGTGCTAGGTTTAGGTTGAGCTAGATTTGTTGACCAACAACTGCCCCCACATCCGTTTAGCTATCTCTAGTTCTTCGCAACCGGTTACATTGGCGTAAATCGCTGTGGTGGCCATATCGGCGTGCCCGAGCCATTTCTGGAGCATATTGAGCTGCACGCCCGACCGAATGGCATGAACCCCATAGCCGTGCCGTAAACCTTTCGGCGTCGCATGTCGTCCCGAGATCCCCGCCGCCGTCATCACGGCCTTCACGTGCCGCCACGCGGTTGACCGGCACCAAGGCCAGATACGCTCGCGTTCCGGCAGCGCTGCTGCGAAGTGTATCAGCTCGGCGGTGAGCTCCTCGGGCACGGGGATTTCTCTCATGATATTTCGCCCCCGCTTTTTCAGGGAGCGAACCGTGATGATGCCCGACTGTACCCCCGCTCGCGTCAACGCAAGCGCCTCGGACAAACGACAACCCGTCAATGCCAAGGTTAGGCACAGCAACCGCACCGCGGCCGGCGCGACCGACGCCGCTGCGAAAAACCGCGCTCGTTCGTCGGCATTTATATAGAGACGCTCGCCCGTAGGGGCGTAGAGGCGCATTTCGCTGGATTGCACGCCACTCTGCACTAATGCCGCCTCCTGTTTCGTCTTGTCGATCTCCTCACACGGCATCCTGCTGCCGACCCCGGCTGCGACAGAATTACCAATTGTGTTGCAGGGTGAAGTTTCGTCGCAGCATCAATGCGTTAGCCGCAACATTGTTCTTGAATAGCCTGGAAATACGGCGCAATCAAGTCAAAAATACGTATTGAATCAATAAACTAAACACAATTGGTAATATTGTTGCATCGACGACGCTAGCTCATCGCTCAAAAACACCGAACAAAAGCTTCGGATCAAAGTAAATGAGCGATAAAGACGCTGCAACACACCAGTGTACCAGGGTGATCTTCGGCAAGTCCGCGGGCCGGTATTGAACCGCCCGTATTCCAGGAGGATAGACACATGGACATTCGGACCGCCAACATCTTGGCGATTATCGGACTGGTGGTGCTGATCGTAGCGGTCGTGCTGCCCTACCCGGCCAACCTTGCGCTGTTGGTGATCGGCGCACTGCTGGCGTTCACGGGGGCATTCTTCGGAGGCGCCGTGTTTGCGTCGGTGGCGGCGGTGATACTGATCGCTCAGGGTTTCATCTCGCCGGTGGCGGCGGGCCATATCGGCACCCTGTTCGGGTGGGCTGACTTCGATGCCGCGGTTGGCGCGGGCATCACGGTCTTCGTCGGCGTCGCGGCGATGATCATCACGACGGCGGTGTTCGCGCCTGCGAAACGCAAAGCGGCGTGACGCCCGCTCTCTGTCGGACTGGTGCACCGAGCGCCGGACCGACGGGAGCGATCGCCGCAAGGCGATAGGAGCGAGAGGATCGGAGAGCGCAGCGTCTCCGGTCGCCAGGGCGACTGGCCCAGGGGATAAGGGGGAGCGGCCGAGAGCATCCCCCATTGGCCGACGACGGTCGACCCGATTGTCGGACAATTCAGCAGCCGGGAGGCTGCCGTCACTGGCGAGTGAGCTCGGTAGTGACGGCAGCGGCAACCCGGCTCCCACCCTCGATTTGCACACCTTGTTTCGCGTGATGGCGACGTGCCAGCCGGACCGGCTGCACAACATAGATACAACTTTTGATTGACTTCGCTCCGCAATCTATGGTAGTTTTTACCCATGCTCGGAGGAGGTCCGAGCTATATGCAACATCTCAACGGCAACCATTTTCCAAGGGAGACACCGCCATGGTAATCCGTTTACCCGGCTGCACGTAGATCAGCAGCCCCAGGCATTGCGCATGACCCACGGTCCCAGCGCGTGCAGCCAATTCTGGCACGATGTCGATTGAGCCCCGAGGGGGCTTTTTTTTGTGCCTGCAATGCAGCCCCAGGAACGAGAGGAGCAATGACATCCGGCCCATGCGCACCTGCTGGTGCGGACTGTCCGCGGCTACGGCCCGACATGTCGGCCATCAACACTAACCAAGACAATGAAAGAAGACCCTATGAACGATCTCGCGATGGCGCTCACACAGCTATGCCGCCGCAATCGGGACGGGTCGCAGGCAACTCAGGCGAACCGCCTGAACGGACTAAAGGCAATGGCCGCCGAGCTGTACCAGCTCGGGTTTCGCTTGCCGGCCGCGGCATCGCTCAAACCGAAGCATGTGGCGGCGCTGATAGCGGCGTGGGAAGCGCGTGAGCTAAGTCCGGCGACGATGAAGAACCGCCTTGGCTGGCTTCGCTGGTGGGCGGAAAAAGTCAACAAAGCGTCGGTTATTCCGAGGGAGAATGCCGAGCTAGGCATCGCGACGCGTACGAACGCCGGCGGCAACCGCGCTTGGCAATTGGAACAGGTACGCGCCCTCCCCGACACGCTCATGCAGATGTCACTTCAGCTCATGGCAGCGTTCGGATTGCGGATGGAAGAAGCCCTCAAACTGAAGCCACGCCAAGCCGACGCAGGTCACGCCTTGCGACTGCAAGGATCGTGGACGAAGGGCGCGCGCGCGCGGGACATTCCGATCCGGACGGATGAGCAGCGGCAATTGCTTGCCGCCGCAAAAGAGCTCGTCGGGGGCAACTCGCTGATCCCAACGGGACGCAGTTATATCCAGCATCGAAAGGCATTTGAGCATCAGACGCTGAAACACGGTCTGACCAATCTCCACGGCCTGCGGCACGGCTATGCCCAGGCCCGCTATCGTGAGCTCACGGGCTGGCCCTGCCCGAAAGACGGCGGTCCAGCTCAGAAAGAGCTCATCGGCCACGCGCGTGCGCTTGATCGCCATGCCCGGCTCATCGTGGCTGAGGAGCTCGGCCACAGCCGGATCAGCATCACCACAACCTATCTAGGATAATGAAAGACAGAACAATGGAATTGAAGGACGTCGTGACGGTACGACGCCAACAGCGGAGCGCGCTTGAGACGTACGCGTGGGAGGTGTTTGACCAGGCGGCAATTGCCCGCCTGATTGACAAAGCAACCGCAGAAGGACGGCAGCAGGTGCGCGTGCTTCAGGACGTACCCGTCAACCTGTCAGAGACCGAGGCCGCGAAGGCGCTGGTGCTACGGCTCGCGCAACTTGGTTACCGCGCCATCTGGGAATCCGCTGGCCAGCGGGAGGTAATCGGCAAGCGCGAAACCGGGAGGGTAGCTCGCTACAGCGAACTCATCATCGCGTGGGATGGGGAGGTTATCTAGGGGTCACGTTTTGACAGATTCCATTGATATGTATCTGACAAATCCTCCCACATCGTCATGACCTTGTTCGCCAAGTCAGAGAACTCGCGATCATTGCCGTTCGGGCCTGCGAGCATCACCCGTGCGCCCCCTCCATAGGGACCCATACCAAATCCGCCTTGGCCATACCCAGTGGTTTGGACGGACGTATTGGCTGCATGAATGGGAGAGTTCGCACTCCGACCTGGACGTGTGAGCGAAAGGTGTTTCGATGCATTCGCAATTCCGCGAATAAGTTCGAACTCCTCACAGTTGTCCCCGAGAGCATTCGCGAATGTGGGCACGCTGTCCACCGGACGGTCCTGTTGCGACGCGTCCTTAAAAGTAAATGTTCCATCTATGGCGCTCTTGTGAGCAACATAAATCCAGTCTGCCAAATGAAGCAGCGAAACCGACAGATGGAACGCACGCCGGATATCATCCAAATGCGCGAAGAAATCGGTATAATCGGGTTTCACGATCTTTTCCCAATAATCCTCGGATTCTTTAACTCGTTGAACGTTCTGCACCATCTCACCCCCCCTAATTTATTTCATCCTGATCCGTTGCAGAAACGGCAGGAACAACGATCGTGAACTCGACATCCAATGTATTCGCCTCTTCGTATCTGCGAACCTCAACGTGAATTTCGTGAAGACCATCGCCGTCAAAAGCGTTATCCAAGGCACGTATTGCGCGGCGTATCCGACCAGGCATCTCAGCAAGCGAAGTGGCTTTCGACGTTAGCAAGTCGGCGGCTTCTTCGATGACCTGCAGCCCCTCAATCGGCGTTGGACTGATCGGCAAACGGGCAGTGAGCTTGAGTGTACTAGCGGCGTTCGCATTCCCTTTGATGACATAGTGCAGTGTTTCCGTCGGAAACCGCCGCCCGAGCTGACGAAGACTCGACTCGGCAAGCCATTCGTCATCAAATCCTGAGAAATGGTAGTCATTGGTGGCAAGCTGCGCAGCACTTAGGAAGAGTTCTGCTTGATATGGGCACCATCCAAGGTGAGGCTCAATTGTCGGCGGGGTACGTTTCAGCCGTTCGTATTCTCGCACGCCAGCAATTATTTTGACGATATCGTCTTCGCTCTCAGCAGGAAGTATCTGAAATTGCCTGACAGCCCGATTGAATAACGGCGGACGGAGAAAAAACGCACGAAAGAATTTCCGACGCGCCATACGTTTAAGCTCGTCCGATTGATATGTTTTCACCCCCAGTCGGATATCGAAAGTCTCCCAGGCAGAATAGCAGTAGGCGAGATAGAAAACCGGGACCGACAGGATGCTCAGCTCGATGGGCACCAGAACTCCCCGTAACGTCGCAATTGAAAAAATGTCGCCTCCATCATTGATGGTCTGGTGCACAAAGTGCCACACCAAGCCTACCGCTATCGCTAAGAAAATATATTCAATGGGACGCCTTGCCGAAGTGTACTTTTCTTCCAGCTCGGCAAAAGCATATAGCGAACTCAGAACGACTATCAGCGGAACAAATAATAGTTCAGCGAACAAAGAGAACGAATAAGCTGCGCCAACGAATTCAACAACGACAGTAACGCGGAAATTGTCGAAAATAATACTACGAAAGAACGATGTATCCGGTTGGCTTTTATCGGAACGACCTCGATGTTCTATCGACCTTGCAAGAAGCGCCAATCCGGAGAACAAATACCACAGAACAGTGGCCTTGAGCTCAGATATTGTCCAAAGACCAAACCAAGCCAGAAAAAAAGAGAGGAAGCCAACCCATACAGCAAAAGCAGCAAACAGAAACAATAGCTTCGGCGCAAAAACTGCCCGCAGAACACCAATGAAAGCGCTTCGCACATCGGCATTAAAATTGACAAATAACAAGCCCGCGACCAGCCAAAGCGCAATAGCGATTTCGCGATGAGAGAAAACGTCGTTGATATCGAACATTTAGATGGCAAGCTGTTGCTGTTGCAACCTATAGAATACCACCTCTTCATTGACGGGAACAAATCGAAAAGTCCGCGGCGACATTCCGAGGTGCCGCATCTCGCTTTTTTGAGCACTTCAACACCCCAGCACCAGCACCGCCCCCTGTTCGGTCTCTAGGACATTGATCTCACCATTGAGGCGCATATCGCGAGCGAG
Coding sequences within:
- a CDS encoding integrase, which encodes MRLYAPTGERLYINADERARFFAAASVAPAAVRLLCLTLALTGCRLSEALALTRAGVQSGIITVRSLKKRGRNIMREIPVPEELTAELIHFAAALPERERIWPWCRSTAWRHVKAVMTAAGISGRHATPKGLRHGYGVHAIRSGVQLNMLQKWLGHADMATTAIYANVTGCEELEIAKRMWGQLLVNKSSST
- a CDS encoding integrase, producing MNDLAMALTQLCRRNRDGSQATQANRLNGLKAMAAELYQLGFRLPAAASLKPKHVAALIAAWEARELSPATMKNRLGWLRWWAEKVNKASVIPRENAELGIATRTNAGGNRAWQLEQVRALPDTLMQMSLQLMAAFGLRMEEALKLKPRQADAGHALRLQGSWTKGARARDIPIRTDEQRQLLAAAKELVGGNSLIPTGRSYIQHRKAFEHQTLKHGLTNLHGLRHGYAQARYRELTGWPCPKDGGPAQKELIGHARALDRHARLIVAEELGHSRISITTTYLG